A region from the Candidatus Nezhaarchaeota archaeon genome encodes:
- a CDS encoding HEPN domain-containing protein produces the protein MSFEEAEVLRERAEAFLKNAERLLEEGVYDLAAFNVEQYCQLMLKYKLLVKTGAYPRTHSIVKLARELSKIDHRAGRLLQDVVIVTKIEDAYIGSRYLPRRYEREEVEAMLKYVKDVFRGVVGEL, from the coding sequence ATGAGCTTTGAGGAGGCAGAAGTGCTTAGAGAGAGGGCTGAAGCCTTTCTTAAGAATGCTGAGAGGCTCCTCGAGGAGGGCGTCTACGACCTCGCTGCCTTCAACGTAGAGCAGTACTGCCAGCTAATGCTTAAGTACAAGCTGCTCGTCAAGACGGGGGCGTACCCTAGAACCCACTCAATAGTTAAGCTCGCGAGGGAGCTCTCAAAGATAGATCATAGAGCAGGCAGGCTACTGCAGGACGTGGTGATCGTGACTAAGATAGAGGACGCGTACATAGGCTCAAGGTACCTGCCGCGAAGGTATGAAAGAGAGGAGGTCGAGGCTATGCTAAAGTACGTCAAGGACGTCTTTAGGG
- a CDS encoding MBL fold metallo-hydrolase, whose product MCLEVGVARGGAIIIGRSLVCDGFEPSLGRRLAVFTHAHEDHLKGLEEALAECQEVYVTPETRDLLVAIRGPQVLGRANLKAVEPSAGLPIGEERLTLYPSGHMLGSVQVAVEARGRMVAYTSEFLPERARPLRAEVLIVDATYGSPRHIREYRREEAVASLVKLVKTGLEEGPVWVFAHRGKRHEVMHILSSLGVPFYVTPADREVALVYEKYGVRQGELRVVKDLRSCELLKEPCVVFSHAKREVKGPFLKIRVSGWASFESPLKKVGEHEYVVSLSNHADYWELMRYVSESNPELVITDACRARIAAQSLARAIVNELGIAAIAMPVGTLPKATIRLW is encoded by the coding sequence ATGTGCCTCGAGGTAGGAGTAGCGCGTGGGGGCGCGATTATCATTGGTAGGAGCCTCGTATGCGACGGGTTCGAGCCAAGCCTAGGTAGGCGGCTGGCTGTCTTCACGCATGCCCACGAGGACCACCTAAAGGGCCTGGAGGAAGCCCTAGCGGAGTGCCAGGAGGTCTACGTGACCCCTGAGACTAGAGACTTGCTGGTAGCAATTAGGGGCCCGCAGGTTCTGGGTAGGGCTAACCTTAAGGCCGTGGAGCCAAGCGCCGGCCTGCCTATTGGCGAGGAGCGCCTCACGCTCTACCCCAGCGGGCACATGCTCGGCTCGGTTCAAGTGGCTGTCGAGGCCCGTGGGCGCATGGTAGCCTACACCAGCGAGTTCCTACCCGAGCGCGCAAGGCCCCTAAGGGCGGAGGTGCTGATAGTCGACGCTACCTACGGCTCCCCGAGGCACATTAGGGAGTATAGGAGGGAGGAGGCCGTTGCCAGCTTAGTAAAGCTAGTCAAGACGGGCTTAGAGGAGGGGCCGGTCTGGGTCTTCGCCCATAGGGGGAAGAGGCACGAGGTCATGCACATACTGTCAAGCCTAGGCGTCCCGTTCTACGTAACCCCAGCTGATAGGGAGGTAGCTCTAGTCTACGAGAAGTACGGGGTGAGGCAAGGAGAGCTGCGCGTAGTCAAGGACTTAAGGAGCTGCGAGCTACTTAAAGAGCCCTGCGTAGTCTTCAGCCACGCTAAGAGAGAGGTTAAGGGCCCCTTCCTAAAGATTAGGGTGAGCGGATGGGCCTCCTTCGAGAGCCCGCTAAAGAAAGTTGGCGAGCACGAGTACGTAGTATCCCTATCTAACCACGCTGACTACTGGGAGCTCATGCGCTACGTGAGCGAAAGCAACCCAGAGCTCGTAATCACGGACGCCTGTAGAGCACGTATAGCGGCACAGAGCTTAGCTAGGGCAATAGTCAACGAGCTCGGGATCGCGGCCATAGCCATGCCCGTCGGCACCCTGCCTAAGGCGACCATACGCCTATGGTGA
- a CDS encoding DUF998 domain-containing protein has translation MAAAAAWVTIFISAYRNPWFDALKHALSDLGGPGATDPWIYNYGLVLTGAVVLVYAFYLAHRSSTKPMTYSSAFIFMAGLFLALIGVFPSGTRPHTFVSTWFFVQMWMAMASTTIDLVLRGALAHGLALLALSILGPAGALLVEWPSAALLEVYGVALIDVYVVILALKY, from the coding sequence ATTGCGGCCGCCGCTGCCTGGGTTACTATCTTCATCTCAGCGTACCGAAACCCTTGGTTCGACGCGCTTAAGCACGCTCTAAGCGACCTCGGGGGCCCCGGGGCCACGGACCCATGGATATACAACTACGGCCTAGTGCTGACCGGGGCCGTAGTGTTAGTCTACGCATTCTACCTCGCCCATAGGTCTTCCACGAAGCCCATGACCTACTCCTCAGCCTTCATCTTCATGGCCGGGCTGTTCCTAGCCCTCATAGGGGTGTTTCCAAGCGGCACTAGGCCTCATACTTTCGTGTCGACGTGGTTCTTCGTGCAGATGTGGATGGCCATGGCCTCGACCACCATAGACCTAGTCCTAAGGGGGGCCCTAGCCCACGGCTTAGCCCTACTAGCGCTCTCAATACTAGGGCCGGCGGGCGCTCTCCTAGTAGAGTGGCCATCGGCAGCCCTCCTAGAGGTCTACGGGGTAGCCTTAATAGACGTGTACGTGGTAATCCTAGCGCTAAAGTATTGA
- a CDS encoding TIGR00266 family protein, producing the protein MRYEVVGRPSFSTLKVLLEPGEAVTAEAGALLAMEGDVSVETKTAGGVGKGLLRKVAVGETLFINTFRAGPRGATVWLAPSVPGDIHYYELRGDGLVVQDYSYLAHHGDVDYELKWRGLRGLLAEPKSGLVWLRVYGRGGVWLNSYGAIEARELSPGEEVVVDNAHLVAIQDATELSVIKFGGWKSFLFGGEGFVVKVRGPGKVLLQTRTLPALAEALSRFLPSRR; encoded by the coding sequence ATGAGGTATGAGGTCGTCGGCCGCCCCTCCTTCTCAACGTTAAAGGTCCTCCTCGAGCCTGGCGAGGCTGTGACGGCTGAGGCTGGGGCGCTGCTAGCTATGGAGGGCGACGTCTCCGTTGAGACGAAGACGGCTGGCGGCGTGGGGAAGGGGCTGCTTAGGAAGGTGGCGGTCGGGGAGACGCTCTTCATCAATACCTTTAGGGCTGGGCCTCGAGGAGCGACGGTGTGGCTGGCGCCTAGCGTGCCGGGAGATATTCATTACTACGAGCTGAGGGGGGACGGGCTCGTCGTCCAAGACTACTCCTACCTAGCTCACCACGGGGACGTGGACTACGAGCTTAAGTGGAGGGGGCTGAGGGGGCTGCTCGCTGAGCCTAAGAGCGGCCTGGTCTGGCTCAGGGTCTACGGCCGAGGGGGAGTTTGGCTGAATAGCTATGGAGCCATAGAGGCGAGGGAGCTCAGCCCCGGGGAGGAGGTTGTTGTGGACAACGCCCACCTCGTAGCTATCCAGGACGCCACGGAGCTCTCCGTTATCAAGTTCGGGGGCTGGAAGAGCTTCCTCTTCGGAGGGGAGGGCTTCGTAGTGAAGGTTAGGGGGCCTGGGAAGGTCCTCCTCCAGACGAGGACCCTGCCCGCCCTAGCTGAGGCCTTGAGCCGCTTCCTTCCATCAAGGCGTTGA